One stretch of Spiroplasma mirum ATCC 29335 DNA includes these proteins:
- a CDS encoding sodium/calcium exchanger protein: MVGLSFSFVLFLTFIPQHFTVETLNALRFLAYTIPGINISWVLLLFAVSYISTIFFFLRQNKKEPVTYDKNLVGQYDEEDETTEKELKNHLTIKQLFVFFIIAIVVLVSFSFCLLLIMGVVPHAYHILETSAGGLLLSFVTNMPETILTFTLLKMGKNNIAFGGLVGSILYNNVINFFGDIAFQGDGVLNHIILYDQDYLQYFMLTLIQFVLVVLTRLTIQLQVVRHWKVCIFLNLVIILIFISIWAVNLTVIASITPLP, from the coding sequence ATGGTTGGGTTAAGTTTCTCTTTCGTATTATTTTTAACTTTTATTCCCCAGCATTTTACGGTGGAAACTTTAAATGCCCTTCGTTTTTTAGCATATACAATTCCGGGAATTAATATCTCATGAGTTTTATTACTATTTGCGGTGTCCTATATTTCAACAATCTTTTTCTTTTTACGGCAAAATAAAAAAGAACCAGTAACCTATGATAAAAACTTAGTTGGTCAGTATGATGAAGAAGATGAAACCACAGAGAAAGAGTTAAAAAATCATTTAACAATAAAACAACTATTTGTTTTCTTTATTATTGCGATTGTGGTGTTAGTTAGTTTTTCATTTTGTTTATTATTAATTATGGGAGTGGTTCCCCATGCTTATCATATTCTCGAAACTTCAGCGGGAGGATTGTTACTATCATTTGTAACAAACATGCCCGAAACAATTTTAACTTTTACGCTTCTTAAGATGGGAAAAAATAATATTGCCTTTGGTGGGTTAGTTGGTTCAATTTTATATAATAATGTTATCAATTTTTTTGGTGATATTGCTTTTCAAGGGGATGGAGTGTTAAACCATATTATTTTATATGATCAAGATTATTTACAGTACTTTATGTTAACTTTAATACAGTTTGTTCTAGTTGTTTTAACCCGCTTAACAATTCAACTCCAAGTTGTGCGCCACTGAAAAGTATGCATCTTTTTAAATCTTGTTATTATTTTAATTTTTATTAGCATTTGAGCTGTCAACCTAACGGTGATTGCGTCAATTACTCCTTTACCATAA
- the trpS gene encoding tryptophan--tRNA ligase — MNNKKPTILSGITATGKLTLGNYIGAMKNFIELQKDNNLIIFVANLHAITIPIDQEELRANTKTMVALYYACGLDPEKSIIFIQSDVLEHTQLGHILLCNTTIGELSRMTQFKDKSVKMKAENGTEYIPTGLLTYPALMAADILLYDADLVPVGKDQKQHIELTRNIAERMNNKYNPNLFKIPDDFIPEVGSKIMNLQEPSKKMSKSSNNPKSYIGMLDTPEEIRKKIKSAVTDSEGIIRYDVENKPGISNLLTIYAALKNITIEKAVSNLQNLDYGAFKKAVAEEIIKTLQPIQEKYHAIMNSDQIDELIAAGANKARAIAVKKLTKVKNSIGLNYKRK; from the coding sequence ATGAATAACAAAAAACCAACAATCTTATCGGGGATTACCGCCACTGGAAAATTAACATTAGGAAATTATATAGGAGCAATGAAAAATTTTATTGAACTACAAAAAGATAATAACTTAATTATTTTTGTGGCTAATTTACATGCAATTACCATTCCAATTGACCAAGAAGAATTACGCGCCAATACTAAAACAATGGTTGCTTTATACTATGCTTGTGGATTAGATCCAGAGAAATCAATTATTTTCATCCAATCAGATGTTTTAGAGCATACCCAGTTAGGACACATCTTATTATGTAACACCACAATTGGTGAGCTTTCGCGAATGACCCAGTTTAAGGATAAATCAGTAAAAATGAAAGCGGAAAACGGAACGGAATACATTCCAACTGGACTATTGACTTATCCAGCGTTAATGGCCGCTGATATTCTATTATACGATGCTGATTTAGTCCCAGTGGGAAAAGATCAAAAACAACATATTGAATTAACGAGAAACATTGCGGAACGAATGAATAATAAATATAACCCTAACTTATTTAAAATTCCAGATGATTTTATTCCCGAAGTAGGTAGCAAAATTATGAACTTACAAGAACCGAGCAAAAAAATGAGTAAATCAAGCAATAATCCAAAGTCATACATTGGGATGCTTGATACTCCCGAAGAAATCAGAAAAAAAATTAAAAGTGCAGTTACCGACTCCGAAGGTATTATACGGTATGATGTTGAAAATAAACCCGGGATTAGCAATTTATTAACAATCTATGCGGCTTTAAAAAACATTACAATTGAAAAAGCAGTTAGTAACCTACAAAATTTAGACTACGGAGCATTTAAAAAAGCAGTAGCTGAGGAAATTATTAAAACTTTACAACCAATCCAAGAAAAATACCATGCCATTATGAACAGTGACCAAATTGATGAATTAATTGCGGCGGGAGCAAATAAGGCGCGTGCCATTGCGGTGAAAAAATTAACAAAAGTAAAAAACAGCATTGGGTTAAACTACAAACGAAAATAA
- a CDS encoding PTS transporter subunit IIC, whose amino-acid sequence MQRKKFTKTISATIKTTIGFLIIGEGAGILIGAVKKLENASNLLFGIKRAISNNE is encoded by the coding sequence TTGCAACGCAAAAAATTTACCAAAACAATTTCGGCAACCATTAAAACGACCATTGGGTTTTTAATTATTGGCGAGGGCGCTGGTATTTTAATCGGCGCTGTTAAAAAATTAGAAAATGCCTCTAATTTATTATTTGGAATTAAGAGGGCAATTTCTAACAATGAGTAA
- a CDS encoding PTS sugar transporter subunit IIA translates to MNLFNKKLIDYTDQNPVSDWQTGVHLGSQLLINHGYVTPDFPTKVIKITNELGPYYVIAPQLALMHINVDPAILKTGISFTYFKNPIIFKDEPKYHVNFCLALAAVDGDSHMGLLQAVATLFTNQQFLQDLKNCYSQKELVKIIKKYDK, encoded by the coding sequence ATGAATTTATTTAATAAAAAATTAATTGATTATACTGACCAAAATCCGGTTAGTGATTGACAAACAGGAGTCCATTTAGGCTCACAATTGTTGATCAACCATGGTTATGTTACTCCAGACTTTCCAACGAAAGTTATTAAAATTACTAATGAACTTGGACCGTACTATGTAATTGCTCCGCAGTTAGCACTAATGCATATTAATGTTGATCCGGCGATATTAAAAACCGGAATTAGTTTTACTTATTTTAAAAACCCCATCATTTTTAAAGATGAACCAAAATACCATGTTAATTTTTGTTTAGCTTTAGCAGCTGTTGATGGTGATAGTCATATGGGATTATTACAAGCAGTTGCCACGCTTTTTACTAATCAACAATTTTTACAAGATTTAAAAAATTGTTATTCCCAAAAAGAACTGGTTAAAATTATTAAGAAATATGATAAATAG
- a CDS encoding aldo/keto reductase, which produces MVNQIELHPGLNNSEVLAYCRSHQIVVESWSTMMQGKASEVPIIVEISKKHNKNVGQVCLKWTIQQETVVLPKSSHEERIISNVQLDDFWLDDSDMYSLFTIPEQRLGPDPNNFDF; this is translated from the coding sequence ATGGTTAATCAAATTGAACTTCACCCGGGACTAAATAATAGTGAAGTCTTAGCATATTGTCGTAGTCACCAAATTGTGGTGGAATCATGAAGCACAATGATGCAAGGAAAAGCTAGTGAAGTTCCAATTATTGTTGAAATTTCCAAAAAACATAATAAAAATGTTGGTCAAGTTTGTTTAAAATGGACAATTCAACAAGAAACTGTGGTATTGCCAAAGTCAAGTCATGAAGAACGCATTATTTCCAATGTGCAATTAGATGATTTTTGGTTAGATGATAGTGATATGTATAGTTTATTTACTATCCCAGAACAACGGTTAGGACCAGATCCCAATAATTTTGATTTTTAA
- a CDS encoding aldo/keto reductase, whose protein sequence is MPKVLEQKLKLNNGTQIPIIGLGTYKLTDEQETYHAVLTALKNGYRHLDTAQYYGNEVIIGKAIKDSGIPRDEIFITSKIWNSDHDYEKALKQVDEMLECLRLDYLDLCLIHWPTPKRLECYRALEEQYQAGKLKAIGVSNFEVSHLEALL, encoded by the coding sequence ATGCCAAAAGTATTAGAACAAAAATTAAAATTAAATAATGGAACCCAAATTCCTATTATTGGTTTGGGAACATATAAATTAACCGATGAACAAGAAACCTATCATGCGGTATTAACAGCGTTAAAAAATGGTTACCGTCACTTAGATACCGCCCAATATTATGGCAACGAAGTTATCATTGGCAAAGCAATTAAAGATAGTGGGATTCCCCGTGATGAGATTTTTATCACTAGCAAAATTTGAAATAGTGACCATGATTATGAAAAGGCTTTAAAACAAGTTGATGAAATGTTAGAATGTTTGCGACTTGATTATTTAGATCTTTGCTTAATTCATTGACCAACACCAAAACGCTTAGAATGTTACAGGGCATTAGAAGAACAATATCAAGCTGGTAAATTAAAAGCAATTGGGGTAAGTAACTTTGAAGTTAGTCATTTAGAAGCACTCCTATAA
- a CDS encoding acetate kinase — translation MILVINAGSSSMKFQLYKVNGENNYEVICKGLAERIYLDGVFKIKFNGQEFETKEDLKDHEATAKVLINKLEEHGIIKDFSDITGIGHRIVHGGEKFTQSTVITDEVFAEIKKMVILAPLHNPPAISAIEAFQKITSVPNVAVFDTSFHATMPVENYLYSGPYKWYTDHQVRRYGFHGISYRYITKRLGTILNKPIDKVKAIVCHLGNGASICAVKNGQSYNTSMGITPLEGLIMGTRSGDIDPSIPNYIASQTGEDIVAITNTLNKKSGLLGISGVSSDLRDVVGSAESNPRSKLALKMSAKRIAKYIVAYLNELGGNADAIVFTAGIGENSAIMRSLVANEVKLINFDLVKEHNEQGYDSENLISGANATVPVYAIRTNEEIIICEDTYHLTQK, via the coding sequence ATGATATTAGTGATCAATGCTGGAAGTAGTTCAATGAAATTTCAATTATATAAAGTAAACGGGGAGAATAATTACGAAGTTATTTGTAAAGGTTTGGCCGAACGAATTTATTTAGATGGGGTTTTTAAAATTAAATTTAATGGGCAAGAGTTTGAAACCAAAGAAGATTTAAAAGACCATGAAGCAACAGCGAAAGTATTAATTAATAAATTAGAAGAACACGGAATTATTAAAGATTTTTCTGATATCACCGGAATTGGACACCGAATTGTGCATGGGGGTGAAAAATTTACGCAGTCAACGGTCATTACAGATGAAGTTTTTGCGGAAATTAAAAAAATGGTTATTTTAGCACCATTACATAATCCTCCCGCAATTTCGGCGATCGAAGCCTTCCAAAAAATTACTAGTGTTCCAAATGTGGCAGTGTTTGATACTTCATTCCATGCCACAATGCCAGTTGAAAATTATTTATATTCTGGGCCATATAAATGATATACTGACCACCAAGTTCGCCGCTATGGATTCCACGGAATATCATATCGTTACATTACAAAAAGACTAGGAACAATTTTAAATAAACCAATTGATAAAGTAAAAGCCATTGTTTGTCACTTAGGAAATGGAGCAAGTATTTGTGCAGTTAAAAATGGTCAAAGTTATAATACTTCAATGGGAATTACCCCATTAGAAGGATTAATTATGGGAACCCGTAGTGGTGATATTGACCCGTCAATTCCAAACTATATTGCGAGTCAAACTGGCGAAGATATTGTTGCCATTACCAATACTTTAAATAAAAAATCAGGATTATTAGGGATTTCTGGTGTTTCTTCTGATTTACGCGATGTTGTAGGGAGTGCAGAGAGCAATCCCCGTAGTAAATTAGCTTTAAAAATGAGTGCAAAAAGAATTGCTAAATATATTGTGGCATATTTAAATGAATTAGGGGGTAATGCCGATGCGATTGTCTTCACAGCTGGAATTGGGGAAAATTCAGCTATAATGCGAAGCTTAGTTGCCAATGAAGTTAAATTAATTAACTTTGACTTAGTTAAAGAACACAATGAACAAGGCTATGATTCGGAAAACTTAATTTCTGGTGCAAATGCCACAGTTCCCGTTTATGCAATCCGTACGAACGAAGAAATTATAATTTGTGAAGATACTTACCACTTAACACAAAAATAA
- the pta gene encoding phosphate acetyltransferase, whose protein sequence is MNVLELIMQNIEKYEKNVRIIFPEGASERIQEVVPKFQNTKITPVLVFQRRDEVPQNLMDEDAEILVIEEQNTDALANFLVEIRKGKTSIAEATRLVKQPNYFATIWVKMGKADGMVGGISYDTKDIIRPALQIIRPKANVSLVSSFFLMVRNEERYIFTDCALNINPSAEELADIAYLGYEASQIFDFKDPKMALLSYSTKGSGAGDSVNKVWTAYEIIRSRNIDCLVDGEFQFDAAWDDEIRKKKAPTSPIKSRADIFVFPNLDAGNIGYKIAQRMGGFKAVGPIIIGLDKPVNDLSRGATTDDIYNTVLVTAYSYVCSQK, encoded by the coding sequence ATGAATGTGCTAGAGTTAATAATGCAGAACATTGAAAAATATGAAAAAAATGTTCGAATTATTTTTCCTGAAGGAGCTTCCGAACGGATTCAGGAAGTAGTACCAAAGTTCCAAAATACAAAAATTACACCGGTTCTTGTCTTTCAAAGACGCGATGAAGTTCCGCAGAACTTAATGGATGAGGACGCTGAAATTCTTGTAATTGAAGAACAAAATACTGATGCGTTAGCAAACTTCTTAGTAGAAATTAGAAAAGGGAAAACTTCAATTGCGGAAGCAACTAGATTAGTAAAACAACCTAATTATTTTGCAACAATTTGAGTAAAAATGGGGAAAGCTGACGGAATGGTTGGCGGGATTTCTTATGATACAAAAGATATTATTCGCCCGGCTTTACAAATTATCCGTCCAAAAGCAAATGTTAGTTTAGTTTCTTCATTTTTTTTAATGGTTCGTAATGAAGAACGTTATATTTTTACGGATTGTGCTTTAAATATTAATCCGAGTGCTGAGGAATTAGCCGACATTGCGTATTTAGGATATGAAGCATCCCAAATTTTTGATTTTAAAGATCCTAAAATGGCCTTATTATCGTATTCAACTAAAGGATCAGGAGCTGGTGATTCAGTTAATAAAGTTTGAACTGCTTATGAAATTATTCGAAGTCGTAACATTGACTGCTTAGTTGATGGTGAATTTCAATTTGATGCGGCCTGGGACGATGAAATTAGAAAGAAAAAGGCACCAACTTCACCAATTAAATCACGAGCTGATATTTTTGTGTTTCCTAACTTAGATGCTGGAAACATTGGCTATAAAATTGCTCAACGAATGGGGGGGTTTAAAGCGGTTGGACCAATTATTATTGGTTTGGATAAACCGGTGAACGATTTGTCGCGGGGAGCGACTACTGATGATATTTATAACACTGTATTAGTGACTGCTTATTCATATGTTTGCAGTCAAAAATAA
- a CDS encoding copper homeostasis protein CutC: MFLEVIATSVEDVKVINQAQNVSRIELCVELEHGGYTPDYDVIKESCVISTIPIRVITRHQDADFYYHPEEFEQIKKDIEYIKTTKADGIVVGIITPNKEVDIPHMQELVVLAKPLKVTFHRAFDEIINKQKAIHELHQLNISTVLTQGGVTKIMDNLAIFDQLRHHGVEIQGGSGVNLDNYQIISKHCDAIHIGSAARIDHSWAKKIDLNKLLQIK; the protein is encoded by the coding sequence ATGTTTTTAGAAGTTATTGCAACTAGTGTTGAAGATGTTAAAGTTATTAATCAAGCACAAAATGTGAGTCGGATTGAACTATGTGTCGAATTAGAGCATGGGGGCTATACTCCCGATTATGATGTTATTAAAGAAAGTTGTGTGATAAGTACAATTCCAATTCGGGTAATTACACGCCACCAGGATGCTGATTTTTACTACCATCCTGAAGAATTTGAACAAATTAAAAAAGATATTGAATATATTAAAACAACAAAAGCTGATGGAATTGTAGTGGGAATTATCACTCCGAATAAAGAAGTTGACATTCCGCATATGCAAGAATTAGTGGTGCTAGCAAAACCATTGAAAGTAACTTTTCACCGTGCTTTTGACGAAATTATTAATAAGCAAAAAGCAATCCACGAATTACACCAGTTAAACATTAGTACTGTTTTAACCCAGGGAGGCGTTACGAAGATTATGGATAACCTAGCAATTTTTGATCAACTCCGACACCACGGGGTTGAAATTCAAGGGGGAAGTGGTGTTAATTTGGACAATTATCAAATTATTAGTAAACACTGTGACGCCATTCATATTGGAAGTGCTGCTCGTATTGATCATTCCTGAGCAAAAAAAATTGATTTAAATAAGTTACTACAAATTAAGTAG
- a CDS encoding DNA polymerase III subunit alpha — MMAKMHLNVRTNYSLLSSLIGIDNYLAYGQTNGLPALAICDNNMYGVYEFHEKCCSHNITPIIGLNFYTYFNNQKYNLNLFAINQAGYFNLVKISSWIMTNNEKDNVIDFSTLLPFINDHLKIIINFEEVNYDVVFYQKLLTMLNNPDNLYLGLNNNNLMLLSFFKELVTNDKIIWNNKVLYFDNTDFNAYKIINAIKKQILFKESMVKDTFAFDNYSSEYEQYLDNISAFISNIQGYDLKHQNIHDNLLKYPTPENVASRDFLRGVCKKGMKYKLGSHVENKYLVRLKYELDIIDQMDFNDYFLIVWDYVNFAKKNNIYVGPGRGSAAGSLVSYLLDITTIDPVQENLIFERFLNPERQGMPDIDIDFQDDKREAVVEYLFEKYGQQHIAHIVTFQTSGMKMALRDVCRVFGISLEEADKMSKAVRLEDNYNFTNAFTNNNVLDFYSKKYPHIFLYLPKIVGLPRQTGTHAAGVVLSQKPLATVVPIREGYNGIYQTQYSMNYLEELGLLKMDLLGLRNLTILHNVINNIYQEIKVKINLQKIPLNDAKTFKLLSSGDTKGIFQLESPGMTKVLIEMQPDKLEDIVATSSLYRPGPQDNIPLYIQRKNHHVKFSYLDDRLKDILAPTYGIIVYQEQVMLIAQKVANFSLAKADILRRAMGKKESSYMNELKTEFLNNAVKNHYTPEIANDIWNLIYKFAAYGFNRSHAVAYSLLGYQMAYLKANYPSQFLASLLTNVIGDENKTADYIQLARKNNLGILPPSIILPLSTYVTRDDKICLPLLVIKQIGYAFYNKIAQEYHERGEFQDLYDIFIRLYKKGLNKKTYEALCYTGALDYLNFNRTTLFNNYNLLANYVEVIKVSENNEQLIINPHLAEKPEVVIFEDDVINNIKKEYEFLGFYLSNHPLKYIRTLGDYEQKTTLISDLKLSQGTTNILVIIKRVKEIFDKNNKKMAFVDCYDESGAISITVFANKYQQYAVLLKPNNVILLNIKLGSYQDKINGIMNRIKLITTENK; from the coding sequence ATGATGGCCAAAATGCATTTAAATGTTCGGACAAATTATAGTTTATTATCATCACTAATTGGAATTGATAATTATCTGGCCTATGGACAGACAAATGGTTTACCAGCTTTAGCAATCTGTGATAATAACATGTATGGTGTCTATGAATTTCATGAAAAATGTTGTTCCCATAACATTACGCCCATTATTGGTTTAAACTTTTATACTTATTTTAATAATCAAAAATATAATTTAAACCTCTTTGCGATTAACCAAGCGGGTTATTTTAACCTTGTTAAAATTTCATCCTGAATTATGACCAATAATGAAAAAGATAATGTTATTGATTTTTCAACCTTGTTACCATTTATTAATGATCATTTAAAAATTATTATTAATTTTGAAGAAGTTAATTATGATGTTGTTTTTTACCAAAAACTATTAACAATGCTTAATAATCCTGATAATTTATATTTAGGTCTTAATAATAATAATTTAATGTTATTATCTTTTTTTAAAGAATTAGTTACGAATGATAAAATTATTTGAAATAACAAAGTTCTTTATTTTGACAACACAGATTTTAATGCTTATAAAATTATTAATGCAATTAAAAAACAAATTTTGTTTAAAGAAAGCATGGTCAAAGATACCTTTGCTTTTGATAATTATAGTTCGGAGTATGAACAATATTTAGATAATATTAGTGCTTTTATTAGTAATATTCAAGGTTATGATTTAAAACATCAAAATATTCATGATAATTTATTAAAGTATCCAACGCCTGAGAATGTTGCTAGTCGTGATTTCTTACGGGGAGTTTGTAAAAAGGGAATGAAATATAAATTAGGGAGCCACGTTGAAAATAAATATTTAGTCCGTTTAAAATATGAATTAGACATTATTGACCAAATGGATTTTAATGATTATTTTTTAATTGTGTGGGACTATGTTAATTTTGCAAAAAAAAATAATATTTATGTTGGTCCCGGTCGGGGAAGTGCTGCTGGGAGTTTAGTTAGCTATTTATTAGATATTACAACAATTGACCCAGTGCAAGAAAATTTAATTTTTGAACGTTTTTTAAACCCGGAACGCCAAGGAATGCCCGATATTGATATTGACTTTCAAGATGATAAGCGCGAAGCAGTGGTGGAGTATTTATTTGAAAAATATGGTCAGCAACATATTGCCCATATTGTCACCTTCCAAACAAGTGGGATGAAAATGGCCTTACGTGATGTGTGTCGGGTGTTTGGGATCTCTTTAGAAGAAGCAGATAAAATGAGTAAAGCCGTTCGCTTAGAAGATAATTATAACTTTACAAATGCTTTTACTAATAACAATGTTCTAGATTTTTATAGTAAAAAATATCCCCACATCTTTTTATATCTTCCCAAAATTGTGGGTTTACCTCGTCAAACCGGAACCCATGCCGCCGGAGTAGTGTTATCACAAAAACCGTTAGCAACTGTAGTGCCCATTCGGGAAGGTTATAATGGTATTTATCAAACCCAATATTCAATGAATTATTTAGAAGAATTAGGGTTATTAAAAATGGATTTATTAGGTTTGCGAAATTTAACTATTTTGCATAATGTTATTAATAATATTTATCAAGAAATAAAAGTAAAGATTAACTTGCAGAAAATCCCACTGAATGATGCCAAAACTTTTAAATTATTATCATCGGGTGACACCAAGGGAATTTTTCAGTTAGAATCACCCGGAATGACCAAGGTCTTAATTGAAATGCAACCAGATAAGTTAGAAGATATTGTGGCAACCTCATCGTTATATCGCCCCGGACCCCAAGACAATATTCCCTTGTATATTCAACGCAAAAATCACCATGTAAAATTTTCTTACCTTGATGATCGGTTAAAAGATATCTTGGCTCCGACCTATGGGATTATTGTTTACCAAGAACAAGTAATGTTAATTGCCCAAAAAGTTGCCAATTTTTCACTAGCTAAAGCGGATATTTTACGCCGTGCCATGGGGAAAAAAGAATCAAGTTATATGAATGAGTTAAAAACCGAGTTTCTTAATAATGCGGTGAAAAACCATTATACTCCCGAAATTGCCAATGATATTTGAAATTTAATTTATAAATTTGCTGCTTATGGTTTTAACCGTAGTCACGCAGTTGCTTATTCTCTCTTGGGCTATCAAATGGCTTATTTAAAAGCCAATTATCCATCTCAATTTTTAGCAAGTTTATTAACAAATGTAATTGGAGATGAAAATAAAACAGCGGATTATATCCAATTAGCAAGAAAAAATAATTTAGGAATTTTACCACCCTCAATTATTTTACCCCTAAGTACGTATGTAACCAGAGATGATAAAATTTGTTTACCATTATTAGTAATTAAACAAATTGGTTATGCATTTTATAATAAAATTGCCCAAGAATACCACGAACGCGGGGAGTTTCAAGATTTATATGATATTTTTATTCGGTTATATAAAAAAGGGTTAAATAAAAAAACCTATGAAGCATTATGTTACACCGGGGCGTTAGATTATCTTAATTTTAATCGTACAACGTTATTTAATAATTATAATTTACTGGCCAATTATGTCGAAGTTATTAAAGTTTCGGAAAATAATGAGCAGTTAATAATTAATCCTCATCTTGCTGAAAAACCAGAAGTTGTTATTTTTGAAGATGATGTTATTAATAATATTAAAAAAGAATATGAGTTTTTAGGATTTTACTTATCCAATCACCCACTAAAATATATTCGAACTTTAGGAGATTATGAACAAAAAACGACTTTAATTAGTGATTTAAAATTGTCTCAAGGTACAACCAATATTTTAGTAATTATTAAGCGGGTAAAAGAAATTTTTGATAAGAATAATAAAAAAATGGCCTTTGTTGATTGTTATGATGAAAGTGGGGCAATTAGTATTACTGTTTTTGCCAATAAATATCAACAATATGCTGTTTTACTTAAACCTAACAATGTAATTTTGTTAAATATTAAGTTAGGTAGTTACCAAGATAAAATTAACGGAATTATGAACCGGATTAAATTAATTACCACGGAGAATAAATAG
- the thiI gene encoding tRNA uracil 4-sulfurtransferase ThiI, translated as MNFDVILIRYGELTTKGKNRIDFTTLLVNNVKKKLHQFKEDFLIKKEFDRLFIELLNPSSSSTIVAILQKIFGFSSMSLAKKVSRQPIDMAEQAIAFINYYQPQTFKLEIRRNDKTYQATSTELKQMLAPIILKNTEVKVDIHHPEMQIDIEVRKYFSYVFINQMTALGGLPVGISGKGLVMLSGGIDSPVAAFLTMKRGMSVEYLHFATPPHTSKEALAKVKTLVQKLTPYANNQTQRLHVVNFSMLQHELMHIPEPSYRITIMRRMFYRIANILARQYHCQAIITGESLGQVASQTIESINTINDVSSLSVLRPVICFDKNEIIKIAKDIDTYETSILPFEDCCSLFVPKNPIIKPKLAVAEEQEKDLMWEDILNVIIEKSIVTYTIGSYGENYEKS; from the coding sequence ATGAATTTTGATGTCATATTAATCCGTTATGGAGAATTAACAACTAAGGGGAAAAACCGCATCGATTTTACTACTTTATTAGTAAATAATGTAAAGAAAAAACTACACCAATTTAAAGAAGACTTTTTAATTAAAAAAGAATTTGACCGTTTATTTATTGAACTATTAAATCCTAGTTCTAGTAGTACTATTGTTGCTATTTTACAAAAAATTTTTGGTTTTTCTTCAATGTCATTAGCCAAAAAAGTAAGTCGCCAACCAATTGACATGGCTGAACAAGCAATTGCTTTTATTAATTACTACCAGCCACAAACATTTAAATTAGAAATTCGTCGCAATGATAAAACTTACCAAGCAACTTCAACCGAATTAAAACAAATGTTAGCGCCAATTATTTTGAAAAATACGGAAGTTAAAGTGGATATTCACCATCCTGAAATGCAAATTGATATTGAAGTTCGTAAATATTTTAGCTATGTCTTTATTAACCAAATGACAGCACTTGGGGGTTTACCAGTTGGGATTTCTGGGAAAGGTTTAGTAATGCTCTCGGGAGGAATTGACTCGCCCGTAGCGGCCTTTTTAACAATGAAACGGGGAATGAGTGTTGAATATTTACACTTTGCGACCCCACCTCATACTTCCAAAGAAGCCCTCGCAAAAGTAAAAACACTTGTTCAAAAATTAACACCCTATGCTAATAATCAAACTCAACGCTTACATGTTGTTAATTTTTCAATGTTACAGCATGAGTTAATGCATATCCCTGAACCTAGTTACCGCATTACGATTATGCGCCGAATGTTTTACCGAATTGCTAATATTTTAGCGCGCCAATACCATTGCCAAGCAATTATTACTGGCGAATCATTAGGACAAGTTGCTTCGCAAACAATTGAAAGTATTAATACAATCAATGATGTTTCCAGTTTATCTGTTTTACGACCAGTAATTTGTTTTGATAAAAATGAAATTATTAAAATTGCCAAAGACATTGATACTTACGAAACTTCAATTTTACCTTTTGAAGATTGTTGTAGTTTGTTTGTGCCGAAAAACCCCATTATTAAACCAAAATTAGCAGTCGCCGAAGAGCAAGAAAAAGATTTAATGTGAGAAGACATTCTTAATGTTATAATAGAGAAAAGTATTGTTACATACACAATTGGTAGTTATGGTGAAAATTATGAAAAAAGTTAA